CAGAAGGGCCGTGGCCGGGCGCTCAGGACCGTCTGGTCCGCCTCGGACGCCCCGGTCCTCGCCTATATGGACGTGGACCTGTCCACCGACCTCAACGCCCTGCTGCCGCTGGTGGCCCCGCTCATCTCGGGCCACTCCGACCTGGCGATCGGCTCCCGGCTCGCCCGCAGCTCCCGGGTCGTACGCGGCCCCAAGCGTGAGTTCATCAGCCGGGCGTACAACCTGATCCTGCGCGGCTCCCTTCAGGCCCGCTTCTCCGACGCGCAGTGCGGCTTCAAGGCCATCCGGCGTGACGTGGCGCAGGTCCTGCTGCCGCTGGTCGAGGACACCGGCTGGTTCTTCGACACCGAGATGCTGGTCATCGCCGAGCGCGCGGGCCTCCGTATCCACGAAGTGCCCGTCGACTGGGTCGACGACCCCGACTCCACCGTCCACATCGTCAAGACGGCCACCGACGACCTGAAGGGGGTGTGGCGCGTGGGGAAGGCCCTGGCCACCGGCGCGCTGCCGCTGGACCGGATCGCCCGCCCGTTCGGCGACGACCCGCGCGACCGTGACGTCCAGGACGTGCCGAAGGGGCTGGCCCGCCAGCTCGTCGGGTTCTGTGTCGTCGGCGGTCTGTCGACCCTGTTCTACTTGCTGCTCTACAGCGTCTTCCGGCAGTTCGGCGGCTCCCAGACCGCCAACGCGCTGGCCCTGCTGGTCTCGGCGGTCGCCAACACCGCGGCCAACCGGCGGCTGACCTTCGGGGTGCGCGGGCGGGGCGGCGCGGTCCGCCACCAGGCGCAGGGCCTGGTCGTCTTCGGTATCGGCCTCGCGCTGACCAGCGGTTCACTCGCCGCGCTCAACGCGGCCAGCAGCGACCCGGCGCACTCCACCGAGCTGGCGGTGCTGATCGCCGCCAACCTCGCGGCGACCGTGCTGCGCTTCCTGCTCTTCCGGGCCTGGGTCTTCCCCGACCGCGACGAGGACCAGCCCCGGTCCACGGTGATCGCCACCCACACGCCGCCCGCCACGGACATGCCGCCCGCCACGCACGCGCAGCCGGCCACGCAGCCAGCCATGCCGTCCTACGGCACGCAGCAGGCAAACGGCACCGAGCAGCGCTACGCCCCGCTGCCCACGCGCCCGACGGAGCACCAGTACGCGCCGGCGCCGTACACCCCGCAATCCCCGTACGACACGACCGAGTTCCGCGCCGGTGAAGCCGCGGAGCAGCGCTCCTGGAAGGACGCCACCATGCGCCTCGACCCGGTGCGTCCGACCGACACCGACCCGAGGAGCTCCTGATGACCACGCAGACCGACCATCCGGCCCAGCAGGGTTCCGGGTGGGGTCCGGCGGTGACCGTGACGGACCCGCACGAGCCCGTCGCTCCCCCGGCCCCCGAGTCCGGTGAACCCCAGCAGCCCTTCGTCCGCGGACTGTGGCGCGGCCGCCCCGAGGACCCCCGCTGGGCCCGCCCGGCCCTCTGGGGCCTGCTGCTCGCCACCGCGGCGCTCTACTTCTACAACCTGAGCGCCTCCGGCTACGCCAACTCCTTCTACTCGGCGGCCGTCCAGGCCGGCAC
Above is a window of Streptomyces griseorubiginosus DNA encoding:
- a CDS encoding bifunctional glycosyltransferase family 2/GtrA family protein, whose protein sequence is MRTDSSPGTLPAREHLPAGDAGTPVLDVVIPVYNEEKDLQPCVLRLHEHLERTFPYAFRITIADNASTDTTPLVSRRLEAEIPEVRAFRLEQKGRGRALRTVWSASDAPVLAYMDVDLSTDLNALLPLVAPLISGHSDLAIGSRLARSSRVVRGPKREFISRAYNLILRGSLQARFSDAQCGFKAIRRDVAQVLLPLVEDTGWFFDTEMLVIAERAGLRIHEVPVDWVDDPDSTVHIVKTATDDLKGVWRVGKALATGALPLDRIARPFGDDPRDRDVQDVPKGLARQLVGFCVVGGLSTLFYLLLYSVFRQFGGSQTANALALLVSAVANTAANRRLTFGVRGRGGAVRHQAQGLVVFGIGLALTSGSLAALNAASSDPAHSTELAVLIAANLAATVLRFLLFRAWVFPDRDEDQPRSTVIATHTPPATDMPPATHAQPATQPAMPSYGTQQANGTEQRYAPLPTRPTEHQYAPAPYTPQSPYDTTEFRAGEAAEQRSWKDATMRLDPVRPTDTDPRSS